A genomic stretch from Caloenas nicobarica isolate bCalNic1 chromosome 3, bCalNic1.hap1, whole genome shotgun sequence includes:
- the GREM2 gene encoding gremlin-2: MIWKFALSVFLMAALVRVTDTRKNRPAGAIPSPYKDSSSNHSERRQQLNKEVLASSQEALVVTERKYLKSDWCKTQPLRQTVSEEGCVSRTIINRFCYGQCNSFYIPRHVKKEEESFQSCAFCKPHKVTSSTVQLECPELDPPFRLKKIQKVKQCRCMSVNLNNSGKL; the protein is encoded by the coding sequence ATGATTTGGAAGTTTGCCCTGTCCGTTTTTCTGATGGCAGCGCTGGTTCGAGTAACAGACACCAGGAAAAACCGTCCTGCCGGCGCCATTCCCTCCCCTTAcaaagacagcagcagcaaccacTCAGAGCGGAGGCAGCAGCTGAATAAGGAGGTACTGGCCTCCAGCCAGGAGGCCCTGGTGGTCACTGAAAGGAAGTACCTCAAGAGCGACTGGTGCAAGACGCAGCCCCTGCGACAGACTGTCAGCGAGGAGGGCTGCGTAAGCCGCACCATCATCAACCGCTTCTGCTATGGGCAGTGCAACTCCTTCTACATACCACGGCAtgtgaaaaaggaggaggagtcCTTCCAGTCCTGTGCTTTCTGCAAGCCTCACAAGGTCACCTCTTCGACCGTGCAGCTGGAGTGCCCTGAGCTGGATCCACCTTTCCGACTCAAGAAAATTCAGAAGGTCAAGCAGTGCCGGTGCATGTCTGTGAATCTTAATAACTCAGGCAAACTGTGA